In Mycolicibacterium gadium, the genomic window GGCCGCAGTGGTCCAGAACGTCGCGTCGGTGCGCGCTCCCCGAAGATCGGATTCCTCGAGGCGGGTTTTCTGCACGCGAGCGCCGCGAAGGTCAGCGCCGCGTAACACCGCTTTGCGCAGGTCGGTGTCAACGAGGCTGGCTTCCCGCAGCCGACATCCGGACAGGTCGACATTCTTCAGATCACAACCGCCGAGGACCGCGAGCGTGAGGTCGACCTCGACCAGCTCAAGCGGGCGCATCTGACATTCGGTGAACACCGATCCCAGCATGCTGCAGTGCCGAAATATGCTGTGGTGCAGCCTGGCCCGCTCGAATCGGCAGTTCCGGAACGCCGAGCCGACGTGCTCGGACTCGGCCAGATCGACACCGCGGAAGTCGCATTCGTCGAAAACCGCACGTTCGGTGCGCAGTCGGCTGAGATCCTCGTCGCGAAAGTCGTACGCGACGAACTCCCTTTCGACCCAGACCTCTTCGTCCTCGTCCACCGAGTCAGCCGGGCAGCGAGGACAGGGCGTCGAGCGCGTATTCGGTGACCGCGATCAACGCCTCCCGGCACGAGTGTCGGTCTCTGGCGTCGACCGTGACCACCGGGATGTGGTCGGAGAGCGCCAGCGCTTTGCGCAGCGCCTGAGTGGAATATCTTGGTGCACCATCGAACTCGTTGATCGCGATCAGGAACGGCAAGCGGCGGGCTTCGAAGAAGTCGACCGCAGCGAAGCTGTCCTGCAGGCGGCGGACATCGACCAGGATCACCGCGCCGATAGCGCCGCGGATGAGGTCGTCCCACATGAACCAGAACCGGCGCTGACCGGGTGTGCCGAACAGGTACAGCACGAGGTCTTCGCCGAGGGTGATCCGGCCGAAGTCCATCGCCACAGTCGTGGTGGTCTTGGACGGGGTCGCGTCCAGGCCGTCGACCCCTTCGGACGCATTGGTCACCAACGCCTCGGTCCGCAGCGGCATGATCTCGGAGACTGCGCCGACGAACGTCGTCTTGCCCGCGCCGAAGCCGCCGGAGATGACGATCTTCGTCGAAGCGGCGGCCCGCCTCGTCGCCGGGTCCGTCGAGGCATGCCGCCTCTCAGAGTGCCCTGAGGCCACGCAGCGTCCTTCCTATGAGATCTCGTCGTTCGTCATCGGTCTCCGAATCGCCGAGCGTGGTGTGTACCTGCAGATATCCCTGTGTGACGAGGTCATCGATCAGCACCCGTGCGACCCCGAGCGGTAGGGCCAGGCCCGCGGCGATCTCGGCGACCGATGGGACCTCGACGCTCATCGTGAGTATTCGGCCCCGCACATCGTTTCCCGGCCAGCGCGGCGGCTTGGTCGTCGTGAGCTTTCCGATGGGTGCTTCCAACGGCAGATTCAACCGGGCCTCGGTGCGCCCGGCCGTCAGCGTGTAGGGCCGGACCAGACTCGGCTCGTCGTCGACCTCCCGCTCCCAGTTGTCCATCGGCCGTTCACATGTGCTGAGGTGCGCGCCGCCGCGATGACTGCACCACGGCGCCCACCCGTTCCACCAGAATCGCCATCTCGTAACCGATTTGGCCGATATCGCAGTTGCGCGATGCGAGCGTCGCCAGGTTCGAACCGTCGCCGACGCGCATCAACAGCAGATAACCGTTCTCCATCTCGACGATCGACTGCATGACGTAGCCGCCGTCGAACAGCTGCGCGGCACCCGTCGACAGACTGGCCAACCCGGAGGCGACCGCGGCCAACTGGTCGGCACGTTCGACCGGGATGTGCTCACTGGAGGCCATCAAGAGTCCGTCCGCGGACACCAGGACCGCATGGGTCACCCCGGAGACATCGTGCGCGAACTTCGAAACCAGCCAGTCGAGCGAATCGCGCTGCGTCGATCGTGGCGGGTAGGTCGGGGAGTTCACTGGCTATCTGTTCCTCTGGTCTCTCGCGCGTGCGAGCGGCCCGCGTGCACACCGCCGAAATGGCTGCTGATACTCGCACGGACAGCATCGGGATCGCGCTGCGGTACATCACCGTTTGCGAATGATGCGTCCGGCCCCGGGGAGCCGAACTCAGCCGCCGATGCTACCTCGTCGTCGACCTCGGTGTTCCTGTCAGCGCCGCCGTTTCGGTGGTATTCGACGTCGCTAGCTGCGGATTCAGCCGCGCCGGGTACCAGCCGGGCGCCGGGCTCACGCACCGGCAGCCCCTCCTCGGTGTGCTGCTCGACCGGAGCCTCGTCGGCGGCTTCGGCGGCCGACCAGCCGCTGTCCCACACCGATTCCCAATTCAGATCGGCGCTGTTGGCCAGCTCCGTCGGATCGACCAGCCATTCGGAGAGCATCCGCTGATAGATCGCATCGTCCGAGCCCGAGGTGGCTGACGGCTCCGCGGGCTGCGGCGCGGGCCGAGGCGGTTCGGGCTGCGGTGCCGGGCGAACCGGTTCCGCGGCCGGGGCGACCACACTGTCGCTCGCCGCCTGCTGCCGTGCGGCGAAGAAGCCCGACGTGTCAGTCGGGCGCTCGGCG contains:
- a CDS encoding pentapeptide repeat-containing protein, whose translation is MDEDEEVWVEREFVAYDFRDEDLSRLRTERAVFDECDFRGVDLAESEHVGSAFRNCRFERARLHHSIFRHCSMLGSVFTECQMRPLELVEVDLTLAVLGGCDLKNVDLSGCRLREASLVDTDLRKAVLRGADLRGARVQKTRLEESDLRGARTDATFWTTAALRGAKIDVDQALAYAAAHGLNIHGE
- a CDS encoding GTP-binding protein, with product MASGHSERRHASTDPATRRAAASTKIVISGGFGAGKTTFVGAVSEIMPLRTEALVTNASEGVDGLDATPSKTTTTVAMDFGRITLGEDLVLYLFGTPGQRRFWFMWDDLIRGAIGAVILVDVRRLQDSFAAVDFFEARRLPFLIAINEFDGAPRYSTQALRKALALSDHIPVVTVDARDRHSCREALIAVTEYALDALSSLPG
- a CDS encoding DUF742 domain-containing protein codes for the protein MDNWEREVDDEPSLVRPYTLTAGRTEARLNLPLEAPIGKLTTTKPPRWPGNDVRGRILTMSVEVPSVAEIAAGLALPLGVARVLIDDLVTQGYLQVHTTLGDSETDDERRDLIGRTLRGLRAL
- a CDS encoding roadblock/LC7 domain-containing protein; the protein is MNSPTYPPRSTQRDSLDWLVSKFAHDVSGVTHAVLVSADGLLMASSEHIPVERADQLAAVASGLASLSTGAAQLFDGGYVMQSIVEMENGYLLLMRVGDGSNLATLASRNCDIGQIGYEMAILVERVGAVVQSSRRRAPQHM